The nucleotide sequence GCCACGCTGAGAGAAATATCGTGCAGGATACGCGTGGGCGGGCTGCCGAATTCCTTAATGACATTTTCGCAAACGATCGTCATTAGACTTCCGACCTGATAATTTCAAGCGGTGTTAAACGGCTGGCAGCATGTGCCGGCAATATGCTGGCAAGCACAGCCGAAACGAAAGCAAGTAAAAAACCACTGAGATAGATAGACGGCGCATATGAGATGATGAGATGCCCTCCCATAGGGCCTTGTCTACCCAGTTCGATAGTGGATAGATACAGATTGATAAAATGTCCAAACAGCAAGCCAATTATGGCGCCTGTAATGCCCAGAATGATGCCCTGGGTAAGAAAAAGTTCCAGAATGTATTTTGGTGGATAGCCTATTGAGCGCAAAATGGCGATTTCACGCTTCTTCTGGCTAATCATGATACTGAGCACATTGTATATGCCAAACCCGGCGACAAGTAAGATAGCGAAAGTCACTGCCAGACGTACTATATCCTGAAACTTGAAAATCTCCATAAAATTGGCGTTGGCCTGTTCCCAACTTTCGACTTTGTCGGCGCTGGTCAAACCCCACGCAGCAGCCAGATCATGGGCCCGATTCATATCGACCAGATTTACCGCGATATCGCTGATACGCCCAGGTGTACGGTTGATAGCCTGAACATCACGCAAAGCGCCAAACATGATCGCATCATCGATACCTTTGATACCAAATTCGAGTACGCCGACAATTTTCAAAGGCCTGGGTTCAGAAAGACCGGATGAGGCGAGGATAGTGTCGCCCACTTTGAGCCCCAATTTATCCAGCATACCTTTACCCACAATGACCTTATGGCCGCCGCCACTCAGATCGAAAAGACTACCCTGCTTGATATATTCTTCTACCTTCATGACGCGACTGTGTAGCGCGGGAATGATACCCACCAGACTGGAAGGTAGCCTGGTCTTACCTTTGCTGATGATGACGCTCATCGCCAGACTCGGGGAGTACCCAAGCACTTCAGGGTCTTCGCGCAGCCGATCAAACCAACCTTGCGGATAGATGATGTGCGCTTCTTCACGCAGACCCGCTGGTGGAATCAGCCAGCGAACCCGTTCATCCTCACCGTAAAAACGGCGAGTCATCTCTCCTTGATCGATGATTTGTTCACGCGCGGAAATCTTGATGTGCGAGGTATTATTGAGTAGCCGTTCGGTGATGAAATCACGCATCCCCAGTTGCAATCCCGAGATCACGGTATACATCATGGTACCAAGACTGATACCAAGAAAGATAAGCGTGGTTTGCCGCTTACGAGACATCAGATGCCGAATTGCAAGAAAAAACACCGTTATCTTCTCTTTACGATGATTTGATCGCTTTGCTGCAAATCGCCTTCCGTGACTTCGGCCCAGTTTCCGTCCACGCCACCGATTGATACGGTTACGGTTTGCTTTTTACCATTGCGCAACACCTTCACTCGTCCATCGCTCACTGCGGCCAGGGGCACGAGTAGAGTATTATTTTTCTTACCCACTTCTATGGCGACATCTGCCGTCATGCCGGGTAAAACATTCTTGCTCAGATTATCAACATGAATATGCGCCAGAAATTCTTCATTACGTGAAAACAGCGCCGATACCGTGCCGTGCAACTGTTCCCCACGGATGCTCTCAAACAAAATTCGCACCGATTGCCCCTTTTGCACACGCAAGGCGCCTTGCTGCTCTAATGAAACCTCAATGTATTTACCAGACATACCTTCGAGACGAAGCAGTGTTTGTTGTGGGAATACCGACTGGGCTTCATGAAAAGCGATATAACTGACTACGCCGTCGAAGGGAGCCGCAAAACGCAAATTATCCTCAAGCTCGACCAGCATCTGGCCGCGCTTTACTTCATCTCCCTCGCGTACGTACAACTTTTTCACTGTTTTTATGATGGCAATTTTGACGTCATAAACCTCGTCGGTCTTGACCTTGCCCAGGCCATAAATCGACTCGGTAATGTCACCAAATTTCGGGTTGACATATTCGATCTCGACTTTCTGCAGCGAGAACCAGACGCCAATCCCCAATACAACAGCAATAAACAGGCTGGAGACCAGCAAGATATGGTGTTTGACGAATTCGATCACCGAGGAACCTCAGAACGTGGTGCGGGGATAAGTATTCTAACGCAAAAGCGTGTTTAAAACGTCAAGGATGAATCTGAATACCTAAAAAATTGAGAACGCAGCCGGCGGAGTGAATCTGCCCGGCTTAGGCGCCGGGCAGTTGAAAATCAGATAAGGTTTTGTTACTCGCTCCAGCCTTTGCCGTGATGGCCGCGTTTATTCCAGTATTCCTTGAACTGCGCCAATTGGTCGGCATTCAGGACATTCATGACATCGACGCGACTTTTACTGCGTATGATGATTTTTTGTGCTTTTAAATCACCCTGAGCCTTGGCCAAACGCTCTAGCTCTGCATCATTGATGCTTCCGCTATCAACCATGGCGCGAATTTGTTCGCGATTGCTCTTACTTTGTTCTTGTAGAGGCTTTAACTGAAGATCTGAGCGTTCGAAAATATCTTTGATCTGCGCCACTTGTTGGTCACTGAGTTTGAGATGGGTTTTCATTTTGGCGAGACGATCTTCTACTGACCAATCACCCTTCCAGCCATGTTCGCCGCCCCACTCTTTGCCTCCATGATGCCCGCTGCTATCTTGCCAGCCACCCATATCGTCGTGGGGATGGCCACTCTTGTCGCCGGCGTACACGGGACTTGTCGCAACAGCACTGGCGAGTAAGGCCGCCTGAAGAACTACAGAATATCGCATAACTAAATCTCCTGGTGAAAAGACAATAACTATGGGAAACCTTTTGCTTGGGCAGTGCCGTACCGGTACGAGTTCCCGATGACACGATGAATATTTGACAAGGCGCGATAGTGTAACACGTTGTCGTCATCAGATAGTTAGCAGAGAATTAGATTACTATTTTTCTTTAAACATATAGCATTAGTTTTAGCGGGTTTGCTATTGATATCATACAGATAATTATTTTCCTAATAGAAATCATGCTGCGTCGCGTATCGTGGTAATTAAAACTCAGACGATCCGCTTGTCACTGTATCAAAACAGAACAACAAAATTTTTTATCCGTCCCTATTAATTTACGCTATCAAACAATATGTATGTCCTTAGAAACGCTGGTATATTCCGGTTGCTGACTCAGGATGATAGTTAGTGTTTTTTGTAAATAGCAAAACATAAAGTTAGGAGATAATTGATGTCAGGAACAAAAAATAAACAACAACTGGTAAGACACGTTTCTTTTGCACTACTCAGTACGAGCATGGCAATTAGCGCTATGAGTGCAAACGCCGCACCTGTCTATAGTGAATGGTCCGAACCCACGAATGCTGGGGTGAACCTGAATTCCTCCGCGAGAGATGGATGTCAGTTCGTCACCGCAAACGGACTGAGTATGTATCTTGCGTCAGACCGTGCTGGTGGATTCGGCGGAATGGATTTATACGTCGCCAGACGCGCTAACGTAAACGATGACTGGCAGGCCCCGAAGTTATTAGGCGAAGGCATTAATTCTGCCTACTGGGAAATCTGCCCTACCCTCAGCCCAAATGAAAAAGTCCTGTTCTTTACCAGTGAAAGAGACGGCGGCTGTAATGACGCAGAAATTACTGACCCTTCAGGAACAAACAGCCTGAGACGCGATATCTATATGTCTACGCGTGATGACGTTAACGATGACTTCGGCTGGTCCGCGCCAGTACATCTTGGATGTAGCAGCAACGGTGGTTTCAATAGCGCAAAAGTCGACCAGGGCCCTTACTATCATGAAACGGCCACTGGCGACAATTACGTATACTTTTCGTCTAACAGAACGGGCGGCAAAGGCGGACATGATATCTATTCTGTGAAGTTAGGCAGCGATCAATCCCCGATCGTAGACACGATACAGGGAATTGATGCGGTAAACACCAGCAAGAATGACCATCGCCCCGCTTTGAGCAACAACGGTCTGGAATTGTATCTGGATAGTAATAGACGCGCTGATCTCGTCGGTGATCACATCTATGTTGCAACGCGTTTAAGCACAAATCACGCGTTCTCAGAGCCGACCGTAGTTGAAGCCATCGCAAATGGTTCAAAAGATGTTAACCGTCGTGTATCCCTGGCGAACGAAGATACTGAGCTCTATTACACCACTAATCGCACAGGTGGAAGCGGCAAAGTAGACGTCTGGGTTTCAACGAGAACCTCGAAGAAAAACGGCGCTAACTAAACTGCATCTGTATGTAAAAAGGGCTGGTAACGCTGCCAGCCCTTTTTTCTTTAATACTATTCTATGCCAAACCGAATTATAGAACCCGGTAATGGAATCGACGCTTTCTGAGAAATCCATTCGCCATGAAGTGGCGGAGCGATAGAAATGATTGTCACATTAAGACCTATACCTGTTTTCGCACCGTATACCGACTTTGGACAAAACCATTATCAGAACTGGCGGAAGTAATAAGATTTAACTCAATTTGGTGATGTACATTTTCAAAAAGACGTATACCTTCGCCAAGCAAAATTGGGATATGAGTGACGGTGAGCTCGTCGATTAAATCCGCATTTAGAAATCCCTGTATTGTTTTACCGCCATCAATATACAAATGACGATAACCCTGCTGTGCTAAAACAGATACCAGGCTCGGCGGTGGAAGATTATAGATCTGAACTTTGTCCTTTAGTTCGTCAGGAACGAGGAAGGAATGACTGGTAAGCACAATAACCGGAATATCTTCGTAAGGCCAGAAACCAAATGTACGCACTTTTTCATAAGAGTTTCGGCCCATGACAATGGCGTCAATGTCCGCAACAAAGTCTTCATATTGCAGTCCATTCATTTTGGACTCGGCATATTTCGGATTGTGTAACCATTCGATATCGCCGTCTGGTCTGGCGATATAACCGTCTACACTCGTGGCAATATATACTGAACACTTTACTCGCATATTCAATCCTTAGCATAGCGACATATAGGCACTATGGGGTAAGAAATTCACCATCGACTTTTTCCATCACCGTTTTGTGATCCCGATGCGTGGTGTTCACCAATAATACCGATGCAATACCCGCCTCGGGGTATACACGTAACTCCGAAATATAGCCAAACGCGCTACCTTCATGAAAATAGAAAGGTGTAACGCCTTTGTTGTTATAAAACCAGGAACGCGCGTTGTGCGTGGAATTGAGCAAAGTGGAGTTCCATTCACCCTGTAGCTTGAAAAATTCTGACTTCATTTTCACTGAAAGTGTCTTAGGGTTTGCAGCCAACATGTCCTGTACAAACAGAGCCGTTGAAGGTGCATTAGTAATCAGACCACCGTGAGCGGGAAAATTAAAATACCAATGCTCCTTATACGTTATCCATCCATCTACTTTTTCTTGCGTTAAATTATCGATCAACATACCAATGAGCATACCGATTAACGAAAACCGACGGGCGTATCCTTTAGAGTCGGCTTCAAACTTGTCGAATGTGAAGTCTGTCCCGGTTTCCATGCCCAGAGGTTTGAGTATATTGTCGACCACGTATGTTTCATAGGAAACTCCACTCACTTTTCTAATCAATTCTCCTAGCAAGGCATAACCCAGATTGCTGTACTTCACATCGCTTCCAGGTTCGAATTTTAGCTTGGGATTTTTATTAAGTGTTTCGGTGAGCATCGCCTTAAGATCCAGCTTCCCATGCTCATGGTCTGGGTGCACATACATTTTACCTATCATGGCGTCTGGGATACCGGCACGATGACCGAGCACTTGCCCTATGGTTACCGACTTATATGGAATGTCCGGCAAATATTTGCTGAGTAAATCGTCAAGTTGAATTTTGTTTTGATCGACCAGTTGTAACACTGCCACAGCCGTAAAAAGTTTCGTCGCGGAGTAAAGCATCATCGGCGTTTGCATGCTCATCGCCGGACCATTTACCACTGCCCTACCGCTGGCATATTCAAACAAGACTTTCTCTTCATTGAGTACGATGTATTGAATACCCGGCGTCATTCCCGATTCGACTACGCCATCAAGATATGTCTTGATCCTTTGTTCCCGGTCGACGTCCGAGCCCTGGTGCATAGTTGGAAGGCCCGAGCAGGAACACAATACCAATGCGACTGACGAAACCAATAAGGTAATTTTGGAGGTGCCTCGAAAAAATAATGACAAGCTGGTGCCAACAAAAAGAATACACCGGAAAGAAAACAACATAAACAGGCCCCCTAACTGCTCAATAGTAGACTCAAATTATACATAAATGAGGCTTGCTAATCTCTCGATAGACGACTTACTGAACGGCCAAATCAGGCTGAGTATATATTTCCCGTAAATAGCGGCAATCATCCTGAAGTAGCTTACCAAGAAATGTTGTTATTTGCTCGTTGCCCAGTCTTGGGTAGGAACTCAACGCTACGCGATAGTCGGGCAGCTGATAGAGAAATGCAGCCAGGTCACGCGTTCCATCACCAGTCGCGCCATAACCCAGTTTGTCCAGCATTGAAGCATTGAGAATCTGTTCGAACTGCCCTTTCATGGGCAAGGCAAACATAGGCACGCCCAGATACAAACTCTCCGTCATGAGTGTAAATCCAGCCGTCGCCACTACAGCCTTTGCACGTCGCAAATCCTCGAGAAAACCGTCGCTACTAAACGACTTGTATAACAGGTTTCCATGTCGTTCGCCTTTGTTATACCCATAGACGACGAATTGCTCGCGTGTAAATCCCGCCAGCGTACTCAAAAGTGATTCGTAGCCTGAGGTCACATATACCAGTATGTTTGCGCCGGGCTCGGGTTTCAGTGCTAATACTTCGCTACGTAATATCGGCGGAAATACATAACTCGTGTTATTTCGCAGCTCCCCTTCATGAAAACTGGTAATCAAGGACACCGTCGGACGAGGGACCATGGCACGGATTATCGCCTCAGTGACAATCGCATCCTTGCGATGCTGTTCCTCGAACTCGTAGGTCATATAGCGCATTCGATGTTGATTATCGATTGTAATAAGCGGCAGTCCGTAATAATTGGCGAGATATGCCGTCGTCGGCTCAAAATCGGTGATGACGCAGTCAGGCGCAAACTGTTTAAAAAGTGTCTTTCGAACCCGCCTAAAACTCTTGATGCCGTCAGGGACCGACCGCAGATTTTCAAGAAGCGTTATTAATGGCGAAACCTTGTTATTCTTGCTGACGATTTTTAACCCGGCGACCTCGGTTACATCGAAATCGTCTTTTAGATTTCGGTAGCCACGATCATAACTGACGACACGGACCTCGTGTCCCTGCGCAAGTAAATACCTGAGAATCTCTCTCGCCCTTGAGGAATGTCCTGATCCCTCACCCGATACCCCGTAGACTATTTTAGCCATCTCTTACCTTTCTTTTTAACCAGGTTATTTTTAAATGGCGACAATTGTAAGCAACTTTGTACACGAATGAATGACGAAAAACGCTCCCAGACAAACGAGATCGGTTTAGTACAAGGCTCTTTTTTGAGTCTGGTTCGGAAGTGGCAGCAATCATGTTTCCAGGTTTGGTGTATCGATCCGCAGTTAGCGCAGTATTCATCTAGGGCGACAAGGTCATCTCAGGCAATGGCAAATACGCTAAAACATTTGATGAATTTAAACTATTTCTATATATTTACACAGGCTTTACTCTGGGAACTGGAAGTCCGCAGCCATATTAATCCAAGAATTCCACTCTGGCTCGTTTTCCTCAGGCAATTTTGCCTGTCCTCTCCCTCAGCACCTGAAAGTAGTCCCGTGCTATATAACAAGAAATTAGGCAGTTATCTTTAACACTAGAGTTTTTGCTTTAAGAGCACATAGCCGTGGTTATGTCTGCATATATGAGACTGTGCTAATAGACGGCGCTATATGTGCTGATAAATAGTGTAGTTGATGAAATACATGGGAAGTAAAAATCAATGCATAGTTTTTTAAAATACCTGCTGCTTACGTCCATCGTTTTTTTCTCCGTTGCGTCAAATGCCAAGGCCTCCTCTGTCCGGCAGGGCGAAGATGGTCTGGTGTTCGGGCTATTGCCCTTTATGAGCCCTATCTCATTATTCAAACGCTTTGCCCCCTTGCGGGACTACATCATGCAAAATGCGAATGAAGAAATCGTCTTTGAGACCGCCAATGGTTTTGACGAATTCGTTGCCAGAACCAAGAAAAAACAGTACGACATCATTCTCACGGCGCCCCACTTCGTCAACTCCGCTATTGATACCGGACACTATAAATTATTAGCCACGTTTAAATCCCCTTTGTCGGCCAATATACTGGTGCGAGGAAATAGTGAGATACGGGACGTCAAGGATTTGCGCGGAAAAAAAATCGGCCATGCGCCTGAGACGGCGTTTATTCCGGTTATTGGTCGAAAATATCTGGACAAGGTCGGCTTGAAAGGTGAGAAAGCGCCGGTATATAAATCCTATCGTACCCATAATGCTGCCTACCATGCCTTGACTGCCGGAGAAATTGAGGCCGCTATCATCGGCCCCTATCTGGTGAAGAATGCCATTGAAAAAGATGGCCTAAGATTGATAGCCAAAAGCAATGATTTTCCTTCGATTGCGGTTTTGGGTTCCAAACGCGTATCTACAACAACATTAGACAAAATAAGCAAAACGCTTATCGGCATGGAAAATACGCCTGAAGGCTCGCTTGCACTAACCCAAATGTCCTGTCCGGGTTTCCGAGAAGCGTCCAACACGGAGTTTAATGTTCTTCGCACCTATTTGTCATCGTTGGACTAGAAGACCAAAAAATGAACTTATTTAAGCCCAATCTTGCGTTGCGCATGGTCCTGGTGATTGTCGGTATTGAGATTATTATGCTTTCTTTACTGGTGTGGAATAGCGTACGCCTTATTAGCTCCAGTCATGCGGAGTTATTCGAAAGAACGGTGACCGAAGAGACATTCCTGCTAGCCGATTCACTTGCCACCGGCTTGACCTTTCGTGACAGAGCTATCTTAAAAGATGTCCTTTTTCTACTTAAAGACAAAGAGAATCTTGTTTATGCACAAGTGACTGACAGGACCGATGCTATATCCGCCACGATCGGTAACCCTCCACACAACGCTCTACCCGATACTAGCTACAAACAGGCACTGAAAGACGGAATTTATGACGTCGAACATCGGGTCGAATTGGGAAATCAGTTTCTCGGCACGTTAAAGGCCGGTTTCTCAATCGAAGAAGTTGAGAAATTGACCAATGAAACGCGATTGCAGAACGCGACTATTGCACTATTGATGCTCGTACTCTCCATACTTGTTACGGTGGCAACCGGCGTCTATCTAATGCGTCGTTTCGACATCCTCAACGCCGGTGCGCTGGCCCTTAAAAGCGGGAATCTTGAACATCGCATCCCTGTAAAAACGAATGACGAAATCGGTGACCTTGCTGATACTTTTAATCAGTTGGCCGAACACCTGGAGAATACTCAGGCTGAACTACAAAAAGAGCATCAGGCACTTGAGGAAAAGACCCGACATCTGCATACCTTGCTCAACGGCGTAAACGCGGTCATCTTCGAGGCCAATGCGCGAAATATTGGTTTCCGATTTGTCAGCAACGAAGCCGCCTGTCTGCTGAAGTATCCAATTGACGCGTGGTATGAAGACAAATTCTGGATGAATCAAATATATGAAGAAGATCTTGATCGGGTTTATAGCCAGTGGCTAGAGTGCGCGCAACCCGCAGGAAGATGCACTCAAGACTATCGCGTGTTTGACTCTGAAGGCGAATTACTCTGGATTAGACATATCGCCAACTTTGAAGAAAACAGCGATGGAGTGTTGATAGCACGCGGCTTGCTCATCGATATCACTGAAGAGAAGCATAATGCGGATCATATATCCTACCTGGCCACGCATGATTCACTTACTGGTTTGATAAATCGACACCAGTTTTTTCAAGAAATAAAAACGCAAGTACAGATGGCAAACCGCTATGGTCATCAGAGTGCCTTGCTTTTTATTGACCTCGATCAGTTCAAATATATCAATGACACCTTTGGACACTTTGCCGGTGATGAATGTTTGATACAAGTGGCAAAAACCTTACATGCCTCTATCCGCATGTCAGACATATTGTGTCGCTTGGGTGGCGACGAATTCGCCATCATTTTGCCTATCGTTAAGCATGGAGAGGCGGAAGAATTCGCTCATTTGCTACTCCAGCGCCTGAACGAAAAGAAGATCACATATAGTGGCCATCATTCCTATATCAGTGCAAGCATAGGTATTGTGCTTTTTCCATTGCATGGCAAGAATCCCGATGATTTATTGGCCAAGGCCGATCTGGCGATGTATAACGCAAAGAATCTTGGTCGTAATCGCTATTTCTCCTATCGGGATGATTCCGGCGAAGATAATTTTATGGAGAAAAAGATACACTGGGCCACGGAAATTAAAAGCGCGTTGTCGGAAGACAGGTTTAGACTACACTATCAACCTATAATTGATTTACAAACAGACTCACTATCTCATTACGAAGTTTTGTTACGCATGCTTGATCGAAATGGAAACATCATAGAACCATCGGACTTTATAGATGTTGCCGAACGATTTGGCCTGATTTACGACATCGATAAATGGGTCATCGAAAACGCCATACGGATGCAAAACTATCTTAATATCGCTGGCCACAGCCCGGCGTTCGCCATCAACCTGTCTGGCTTCTTTTTTGGGTCTGAAGAATGCTTGCGTTACGTTAGAAAACAAATCGAGTTATACCGCATAGATCCGACAAAATTAATTTTTGAAGTTACAGAAACTGTCGCATTAAGAGACTTGGAAAAAGCTACTACTTTTATTGATTCTTTGCGTAAACTGGGATGCCGATTTGCGCTGGATGATTTTGGGGTTGGATTTGCTTCATTCCAATATTTAAAAAATCTGACGATAGACTATATAAAAATTGATGGTCATTTCATACGAGATTTACACATTGAACCGCAGGATCTGGTCTTCGTGAAGGCGATACTCACTGTCGCCCAAAGCCTGGGCATAGAGACTATTGCAGAATTCGTCGATAATCATCTAATCACCGCAAAATTAAAAGATATCGGCGTGGAAAAGGGACAAGGCTATCATTGGTCTCCGCCTAGAGAGCTTCATGAATTCTATGATGCATCATTTTTTTCTTACGCCGACAAGCGTATCTCTACAGCGAAGCCAAAAAACTTACTCATGGTTGACTAAGAAGAGAAGGATTGTAGGTATCGTCGCTTTCACAATGTAAATCGTCGGGTATGAACAATAAATCTGCAACACAAAGATGCCGCAACCGCGACAGAGCGTCATAGGTTGTGGTTTGGGTTTGTTATGCTAATCAGTGATTTTGCCGATGAAGGCCGACCTCATGGGCGACGGGAAAACAAATCAAACTGTCGATAACTTCACCATGTAGTCGCTAGCGTTACCTATTCAAGCAATATTTAGACACTTCGAATCTGCTAAAAGCGCCAGATCAGTTGCAATGTCGCACCTGCCTGGTCGTTTACGAACCCAATTTTGTCTTTAAAGGGCTTGGCGCTGGCCCTTGCATAGAATACATCCACTCGAAAGCTGACATAGTCATCAATCTTGTAGGTGGGAGAAATCGCCACTCTATTGTTTCGTGCTCCGCTAGCCTTGAGAATAATACCACCCAGCATATTGACGCCGGCGGTGCAGTAGGCATAGTGCTCACCAAGGGTATAAATCATTTTTTGTTCTAACAAAAAACGATACCAATCGCGCTCACGATACATTCGCGACTCATTTCCTGCCGATGTGCCGCTGTGATCATTACAGTCCAGGCCTGTGTTCATATTCAGCAAGTGGTACAACTGAATATCGTCTTTTTCAGCGACCCAGTTATCCAAACGGCTCGTTTTTGAAATAAGGGGTAACTTTGGCGTATTCGTCTTCGATGAAGTTCTCTTGAATAGCAATTCCAGCCAACAACGAGGTAATGCTTTTAGTAGCGGAGCGCATATCGTGCTTAGTCGAAATATCATAGGCACTAAAATATTCTTCCAATATCAGACGACCGCTTTTAAACAC is from Gammaproteobacteria bacterium and encodes:
- a CDS encoding Spy/CpxP family protein refolding chaperone, producing the protein MRYSVVLQAALLASAVATSPVYAGDKSGHPHDDMGGWQDSSGHHGGKEWGGEHGWKGDWSVEDRLAKMKTHLKLSDQQVAQIKDIFERSDLQLKPLQEQSKSNREQIRAMVDSGSINDAELERLAKAQGDLKAQKIIIRSKSRVDVMNVLNADQLAQFKEYWNKRGHHGKGWSE
- a CDS encoding phosphate/phosphite/phosphonate ABC transporter substrate-binding protein; this translates as MHSFLKYLLLTSIVFFSVASNAKASSVRQGEDGLVFGLLPFMSPISLFKRFAPLRDYIMQNANEEIVFETANGFDEFVARTKKKQYDIILTAPHFVNSAIDTGHYKLLATFKSPLSANILVRGNSEIRDVKDLRGKKIGHAPETAFIPVIGRKYLDKVGLKGEKAPVYKSYRTHNAAYHALTAGEIEAAIIGPYLVKNAIEKDGLRLIAKSNDFPSIAVLGSKRVSTTTLDKISKTLIGMENTPEGSLALTQMSCPGFREASNTEFNVLRTYLSSLD
- a CDS encoding beta-lactamase family protein — translated: MLFSFRCILFVGTSLSLFFRGTSKITLLVSSVALVLCSCSGLPTMHQGSDVDREQRIKTYLDGVVESGMTPGIQYIVLNEEKVLFEYASGRAVVNGPAMSMQTPMMLYSATKLFTAVAVLQLVDQNKIQLDDLLSKYLPDIPYKSVTIGQVLGHRAGIPDAMIGKMYVHPDHEHGKLDLKAMLTETLNKNPKLKFEPGSDVKYSNLGYALLGELIRKVSGVSYETYVVDNILKPLGMETGTDFTFDKFEADSKGYARRFSLIGMLIGMLIDNLTQEKVDGWITYKEHWYFNFPAHGGLITNAPSTALFVQDMLAANPKTLSVKMKSEFFKLQGEWNSTLLNSTHNARSWFYNNKGVTPFYFHEGSAFGYISELRVYPEAGIASVLLVNTTHRDHKTVMEKVDGEFLTP
- a CDS encoding serine hydrolase yields the protein MDNWVAEKDDIQLYHLLNMNTGLDCNDHSGTSAGNESRMYRERDWYRFLLEQKMIYTLGEHYAYCTAGVNMLGGIILKASGARNNRVAISPTYKIDDYVSFRVDVFYARASAKPFKDKIGFVNDQAGATLQLIWRF
- a CDS encoding FtsX-like permease family protein yields the protein MFFLAIRHLMSRKRQTTLIFLGISLGTMMYTVISGLQLGMRDFITERLLNNTSHIKISAREQIIDQGEMTRRFYGEDERVRWLIPPAGLREEAHIIYPQGWFDRLREDPEVLGYSPSLAMSVIISKGKTRLPSSLVGIIPALHSRVMKVEEYIKQGSLFDLSGGGHKVIVGKGMLDKLGLKVGDTILASSGLSEPRPLKIVGVLEFGIKGIDDAIMFGALRDVQAINRTPGRISDIAVNLVDMNRAHDLAAAWGLTSADKVESWEQANANFMEIFKFQDIVRLAVTFAILLVAGFGIYNVLSIMISQKKREIAILRSIGYPPKYILELFLTQGIILGITGAIIGLLFGHFINLYLSTIELGRQGPMGGHLIISYAPSIYLSGFLLAFVSAVLASILPAHAASRLTPLEIIRSEV
- a CDS encoding efflux RND transporter periplasmic adaptor subunit, which translates into the protein MIEFVKHHILLVSSLFIAVVLGIGVWFSLQKVEIEYVNPKFGDITESIYGLGKVKTDEVYDVKIAIIKTVKKLYVREGDEVKRGQMLVELEDNLRFAAPFDGVVSYIAFHEAQSVFPQQTLLRLEGMSGKYIEVSLEQQGALRVQKGQSVRILFESIRGEQLHGTVSALFSRNEEFLAHIHVDNLSKNVLPGMTADVAIEVGKKNNTLLVPLAAVSDGRVKVLRNGKKQTVTVSIGGVDGNWAEVTEGDLQQSDQIIVKRR
- a CDS encoding EAL domain-containing protein, which codes for MNLFKPNLALRMVLVIVGIEIIMLSLLVWNSVRLISSSHAELFERTVTEETFLLADSLATGLTFRDRAILKDVLFLLKDKENLVYAQVTDRTDAISATIGNPPHNALPDTSYKQALKDGIYDVEHRVELGNQFLGTLKAGFSIEEVEKLTNETRLQNATIALLMLVLSILVTVATGVYLMRRFDILNAGALALKSGNLEHRIPVKTNDEIGDLADTFNQLAEHLENTQAELQKEHQALEEKTRHLHTLLNGVNAVIFEANARNIGFRFVSNEAACLLKYPIDAWYEDKFWMNQIYEEDLDRVYSQWLECAQPAGRCTQDYRVFDSEGELLWIRHIANFEENSDGVLIARGLLIDITEEKHNADHISYLATHDSLTGLINRHQFFQEIKTQVQMANRYGHQSALLFIDLDQFKYINDTFGHFAGDECLIQVAKTLHASIRMSDILCRLGGDEFAIILPIVKHGEAEEFAHLLLQRLNEKKITYSGHHSYISASIGIVLFPLHGKNPDDLLAKADLAMYNAKNLGRNRYFSYRDDSGEDNFMEKKIHWATEIKSALSEDRFRLHYQPIIDLQTDSLSHYEVLLRMLDRNGNIIEPSDFIDVAERFGLIYDIDKWVIENAIRMQNYLNIAGHSPAFAINLSGFFFGSEECLRYVRKQIELYRIDPTKLIFEVTETVALRDLEKATTFIDSLRKLGCRFALDDFGVGFASFQYLKNLTIDYIKIDGHFIRDLHIEPQDLVFVKAILTVAQSLGIETIAEFVDNHLITAKLKDIGVEKGQGYHWSPPRELHEFYDASFFSYADKRISTAKPKNLLMVD
- a CDS encoding dihydrofolate reductase family protein — protein: MRVKCSVYIATSVDGYIARPDGDIEWLHNPKYAESKMNGLQYEDFVADIDAIVMGRNSYEKVRTFGFWPYEDIPVIVLTSHSFLVPDELKDKVQIYNLPPPSLVSVLAQQGYRHLYIDGGKTIQGFLNADLIDELTVTHIPILLGEGIRLFENVHHQIELNLITSASSDNGFVQSRYTVRKQV